The following nucleotide sequence is from Bacteroidota bacterium.
CTTTTGAAATTTGGTTGTTTTCTTGGTTCAATTTATATAAACCACTGCTTTCTGTGCCGATATATAATTCTGTTGAAGAACCCAGGCAAAGAGCCGAAATCGGAGAAGAAAATGAGGCTGGGTTCTTTACTAAAACACCATTTTTGTTGTATTGAAATAATAGAGAGCCGGAAGCCAACCAATAATAGCCTCTATCGCTTGCCATAGCTCTTACGCTCAACACCTTTCCTTGATATTCAATTTTTTTAAGATCAAAGGGGTTTGTGCGAAACTGTGTAAGACCTTGCCCATAGAGTCCCAGCCAAAGGTTCTCGTCACGGTCGATAAATATTGTTTTAATGTACTCGGTTTTATTGCCGGTAATCCATATCAATTCAGGTTTATATTCGTGCATGGAGAAGGCTCCGGGAACTTGTGCCAAACCACCTCCCATGGCAGAAATCCAGAGATTCTTCTGCCTATCGACCCGGGCATAAGAAACCAGATAATCGTTCAGCATTTTACCAGGAATTATTCGATGTATCCAAACTTTTTCCTCTTCAATCTTAAGTCGAAAAATACCTTTGTCCTCAGTTGCAACCATGTAATCTCCCGAAGAAAGAGTTTGAATGGCTACAACCCTCCCCTCTTCAATTCCTCCTACAGACTGGCAAATCAGAAGATTATTGTCGGACTGAAAAAGGGCAAGATACAATCCCTTGTCCGTACCCAAAATCACCCAACCTGCCGAATCAACAGCAAAGCAATTGATGTTGGGCACTTCACCTACCATTGTCAGTGCCCTGATTTGCCGATTTTTATCTAGAAAAAACAATCCGTTTTCATAAGTAGCAATCCACATTGATTCATTTGATGCAGCCTGAAAACCCACCACCACAGCTTCTTCAACCCCAGGCAGATTGTGTTTTTGAATCTTATTGCCACTGATAGAAGTTATCTGGCCTGTCTGATGCCCCAGCCAAAGGGTTTCGCCCTGATGCAGCATTGCGGTTATGTAATTATCGGCAATTGAATCGTCGGTGGAAAATTGCTCGAAAGAAAATCCATTGAATTTTAAGAGCCCATTCCCTGTACCTACCCATAAATATCCCTGGTGGTCCTGCGTAAATGCATACACATATGCCTGATTCAGACCCGCCTGCTGATCGAAATGCTTGTACTGATAATGTTGCCCAAAGACCAGCCCTACATGAAAGAATGTAATAAAAAAAATGCAGGATAGAGGTCGCCACATAAATCTTCGGTTATTGGGTAATATTTTGCATACGAATCTTAGGAGAATAGACAGGTATACCCCCAATTGGAATGACATAAAAAGGCAAAGTTTCGCCATATTGGTTTTTCACTACAATAGCTACATTGTTGTTGCGCACCAGCGAAGTCTGCTTTTTTATAAATTGTAATTCAAGTGTAGTATTATTCTCTTGTTTTACAATCGGAAATTCACTTTTGCTCCAATTATTCTCGCCCGACAACTTACTTAATGTTCCATTTTTGGCTACAGACACCAGTCTGATCAAACCATCATCGTCCCAGTCGAAGTTGGAAATCTCCACAGATATGGTTTTATCATCGATAAAGGGATAAATCTGCGATATCTGCTTGTTATTGTTGTGTAGCCTGAAAGTATATTCGTAGGTGAAAAGATTTCCACCTTCGACCTGTAAATTGCTTTTTGCATCTGTGCTAAGAAAGTAACTGTATAAATTTCCATCGTCACCGGAGAAACCCTCGGCGATAATTTTAAGCACACGTCCTTTGAACTGGGGTACATACTCCCCATCCATAGGGTTAAATGGACCAAAAGTATACCATGTATTGTCGTAGGCAGGTTCGGCTCCAAAGGTTTTACTCGCCAACATTCTACCAGATTTATAATTGCCAATGGGGTCGATGTCTCTTGCATCTTCTGCCGACCAGCATCCTTTCCCTCCGTACACCGAGAATCTTACTTCGGAATCGAATGGCCCTTTTGCTTCATCATGCTCGTTGCCTGTATCGGGATCAAACACCCTGATATACACCGGACGGGTTTCCTTTTCGGGGATAAGACAAAAAAATATCTGGCAGAAATCGTCATCGCCCCACGATGTCGATGATTTTGCCCCAAAAGTTACCAGGAAAGGAATATTTTCATCCAGTGCAGGTGCCGGTTGCGCTGAGGTCTCCCTAAGGTATGCACATGCAAACACAGCCACCAGGCATACTAAAATCAACAATTTATATATTGGGTTAAAAATCATTTTAAAACTCTTTTCTATTTTATTTTTTCCGGCAAAAGAAAAAACTCCATATCTGCCCGTTCAACTGCTTGTTTCCCCTCTTTTTCATTAGTCTTGTTGCGTTTCTGATCAGAATAGATTATTTCCAGTTTTTGTGAATTAAACCCATTGCTTTCAAGAGCAAGGCTGAGTTCTTTTATCATCGAAGCCAAAATATCTTGTTGTTGCTTCGTATTGGTCTTACTTCTTACATTTACAATCACAAACAACTTATCCGACGAATAGACTCCAAAAATGCTTGCCAATTCCTCAATAGTCTGCTTAGCGCTATCGCTCAGGCTATCTGTAGTTTGAGTAAGCTCTAAGAACTTATACGCCTCAAGTTTTTCTTCCAGCAAAGTAGTTTCGTAAAGGGGAATGCTTTCAGAGAGTATCTTGAAGTTGAGAATAATGCTCTGTTGTGTTTCAGATTGAGGTATTGTAATATTCGAATAATTCTGGCTGTTTAATGTGTGCGCGTAGTGTTCAAAATCAGGTTCTACCTGCATGGGTTTCAGCACACATCGCCGGGGTATTCTTCCCCATTCATCTTTTTGCCCTTCTATGCCTAATGCAAGCATTTTTTTGCCGCCAGAATTGAAACTACCAGTAAAAACGGTATCGCCTTTCAGATAGCCATTCCCAAAATTCCAATAAAAGGTAGTTAAGCTATCTTGAGACTTTCCGGCTACCAAAGCTTTAACCTCTGTAGGGTAATTCTGTATGGTGTGTTCGGGTGAGGTAATCGACAGATCGTAAGGATCAGAAACAGTAAAGGAATAATTGGTATAAGTTCGGTATACACTATCGGCAAGTTTGTGAGTGATGGTAAGCATGAGCGAATAATTACCGGGCTTATCGAAACAATGCGAAACACGATACCCTGTCTTTTTAATTCCCTTTCCAAAATTCCAGGTATATGCGAGATGCAGTGAATCGGTAAACCGCTCGTCGAAAAAGCTAAAACACTGCGGAACAAACTTAATGGTGTCGCAATACCCAAATTGAGGAACAACCGACACAAAACTATAGATATCTGCCGATCGCTTACGGTTGCTCGAAAAATAACCTTGCTTGAAATTTTTGTCGGTGACCAATGCATAATCATCAAAAGCAGAATTGATTTCTGCCCCAAGATTAATGGGTTCCAGCCAACCCTTGTCGGTTTCTTTGGCATAAAAAATATCCTTGCCACCTTTTCCGGGTATTCCATCGCTGGCAAAGAACAAAAAACCTTCTTTATTCATAAACGGATAGGATTCATTTCCGGCTGTGTTAATCTGTTTGCCTGTGTGCACTGGCTCTTGCCACTGGCCATTCACTAAATCGGAAAAATAAATGTCAGTGCCACCGAGTCCTCCCGGTTTATCGGAGGCAAAATACAAACGGGTTCCATCAGGCGTAAGCGAGGGTGTTCCAAGTGAATATTCTTTGCTGTTGAAGGGAAAAGGTATGATTTCGGTCCAGACTCCATCAATTAATCTGGCCGAAAAGATTCCGAGCGTATTCGAAGGTTTGTTGATGGTTTTAAAATTTCCTTCTATCTGAATATTTCGCGAAAAAAAGACCACCTGGCCCTCGGGCATAAAGCTTACAGGTCCCTCGTTGAGCAAACTGGTAATTTCTTTCGAAAACAATTCCGGACTTTTCCACGAACCCGAATCGCGCTGTGAAACAGTCAGAATGTTAAATAGTTTACCTTCGTCGGTTTTAATGTTGGAGTTACTTAATGAATTGGAGCAATATACCAGGGCATCGCCATAAATCACTGCAGCAAATTCGTCGTTTATACCTGAACAAAAGGGCAGAGGAGTAACCTCAAAGTCAGGCGACTGGCTAAAAAGGCTATGCGTGCAGAACATAGCAAAAATCAAGATAAAGCTGGGAGCTCTCTTGCTTTGCATAGTGCAGGGATTTGGTTCAGATGTTGTTTTAACTGGGCATTCAACAATTAAGAGCCAAAATTAACCACTTTTCAATTGGCAACTGAAATAAGTTAATAACAAAACTACACCTAACCTAATGCAAAAAAAACAGAGAATACACTTATTGAGAGTTCATTGGTAGTCTATTTACCAGCGTTATCGACTGAAAAGATTTCTTCTATTATGGTTTTATACTTTTCCACAAGAAATCTTCGTCTTAATTTGAGCGTAGGCGAAAGTTCGCCAGTTGCCGTTGTCCATTCCTCGTGCACAAGTCTGAAGCGCTTAATTTGCTCTGTTTGCCCCAGTGATTTATTAATAAGGTTTACTTCGCGCTGAAAACGTTTCACCACCTCCGGATTATTAATTAACTCCATGTTATCGCGAAATTTAACTCCGTGGCGGGCACTCCAGTCGTGCAGAAACTGGAAGTTTGGAGAAATGAGTGCGCTGGCAAATTTTTGATTTTCGCCAAAAACAAATACCTGCTCAATAAAAAACGATTCCTTGAAACGGTTTTCTATTGCTTGCGGCGAGATGTATTTACCGCTGGAGAGCTTGAATATTTCTTTCTTCCGGTCGGTTATTTTGAGGTAAATGTCATCCACCCAGGTTCCAATGTCACCGGTATGCAACCACCCTTCTGGTTCAATAACCTGGCGGGTATGTTCCTCATCTTTGTAATATCCCAGCATCACAGACTCACTCCTAGTCATGATTTCACCATCGTCAAGAAGTTTAACCTCTATACCCGGAAGAACTGTGCCCACCGTACCAGGGCATACCTTCCTGTTTTTAAAATTATTGGCAGCAATCACAGGCGAAGTCTCGGTCATTCCATAACCTTCCACAAGGGGTATGCCAGCGGCATTGAATACTCGAATCAGCCGGGGCTGCATGGCAGCACCACCTACCACTATTAATTCGCAATTACCGCCTACTGCTTCGCGCCACTTACTAAAAATCAGCTTGTCTGCTATTTTTAATTTAAAATGATAAAACCAGCCATTCTTGTGCTCAAACTCGAAACGTAAACCAAGGTTTACAGCCCAGAAAAAAATCTGCCGTTTGATTCCCTTCAAATCTTTTCCCTTTCCAATAATCCGGTCGTAAACTCTTTCCAGCACCCGGGGAACTGCAATAAAAGCATGAGGTTTTACTTCTTTGAGATTATTGGCAATGGTTGCAAGACTTTCGGCATAATACACCGACAACCCGCAGTTCTGAAAATGGTAATTAATCGTGCGTTCAAAAATATGGCTTATGGGTAAAAAGCTTAAGGTTCGCTGGGTATGATGAAATGGAAAAACCTTTTCGATTCCACTAAGATTTGAAATAATATTTCTGTGACTTAACATAACCCCCTTAGGGTTTCCGGTTGTACCCGAGGTATAGATAATTGTAGCCAGGTCATCGGGTTTTATGGAACTCTTAATCGTTTCTATCTGTTGTTTCAATTCAGGTTCCCTTTCTCTGCCAGCCTGGAAGATTTCCTTCCAGTTCTTCACCCCATCGATGCGATTAAAGGAATAAATATCCCTGATGGTTTTCACCTGGCTGGCAAGAGGTTGAAGCTTTTTAAACAATTGCGCATCGGAGATGAAAAAAAGGCTGGGTTGGCAATGGTGGAGTATATACTCAAAATCGTCCTGGCTTATGGTAGGATATATCGGAACATGAATGATGCCTGCCATCAGCATAGCCATGTCCAGAAAGTTCCATTCGGGGCGATTGTTGGAAACAGTAGCAATTCTGTCTCCTGGCTTAATACCTAAAGCAAGCAAGCCATAACTGAGTTTAGATGCGTAATGCACATAGTCTGCCGAACTGTATTTGACCCATTCGCCATCTTCTTTTGCTACCAAGGCATCCTCTTTATAGGCATAGATACCTGAATATTGGTCGAGCAAATCGAATAATCGAGTAGCATTCATAATATCATTTTTTAATTTCGCGAAACTTCGTCGTAATCAAAATCAGACCGATTCTTTACTGTAGAGTTCCTGTATTTTTCTGGAATACTTTTTTTGAATGATGTTGCGTTTTATTTTAAGGGTTGGTGAAAGTTCACCCGTTTCAACTGACCATTCGTCGGGTACAATCAGTATTTTCTGAATCCTCTCGCTTTTACCTAACTCATGGTTCACTTCTTCAATCTGTTTCCGAATAGCAGCTTTTACCAGTGGTTGTTCAATAAGTCGGGCATTCGATAGGTTTTTTGTTTTACTAAATATTTTTCTGATGTTATCAAAGTTGGGCGATATTATAGCCGCGGCACAATGACGTCCTTCGCCCACTACAATAAGGTATTCGATTAGCTCTGAACCGACAAAACGGTTCTCAATCGCCTGGGGCACAATGTACTTTCCATAAGAAGTTTTAAACATCTGCTTTTTACGACCGGTAATTTTCAGAAAATCACCCTGCACAAATGTGCCGATATCTCCGGTATATAACCATCCATCCACTAAAGTCTTTTCTGTTAAATCAGGCTGTTTGTAATAGCCTTTCATCACATTGGGGCCCTTGCAAATTATTTCTCCGTCGGGGGCAAGCTTTACTTCTATACTTTCCACCACCTTGCCAACAGTACCTATACAAGTGTTTTCTTTTCCCGGGAAATTAAGCGCAACGAGGGGGGCGCATTCAGTAAGGCCATAACCCTGAAAAACAGGAATGCGTGCTGCCCAAAAAAAACGTTCAACCTTTGGATTCAAAGGCGCACCCCCACAGCCAATGTATTGTATCCGTCCTCCAAAACTGCCTCTGACTTTGCTATACAATACAAGGTCTGCAAGCTTATGCCTTACTCTTTCACCAAGCCTAATTCGTGTTCGGTAAGGTTTGTACTTAAAGCCAAAACGAATAGCCCATCGTACCAACATGCGTGCAATTAAATTACTTTGGCGGGCATTTACGAGGGCCAATTTTATAACCTTTTCCAGCACACGCGGCACTACGGTTATGCCATGTGGTTTTACTTCGCGTAAACTGCTGGTCAAAGATTTTAGGGTTTCAACATAGTAAAGTTGAGCACCTTTTATCTGAAACTGGTAATTGGCAGTACGTTCATAAATATGGCACAAGGGCAAAAAACTAATCACTTTTCGGTCTTTGCCTACCGGCTGAATGGCTGCTGCTGCATACATGCTGCTTATAATGTTCGAATGCGTGAGCATTACTCCTTTTGGAATTCCTGTACTGCCAGAGGTATAAATAATACTCACAATATCATCGGGAGAGATGCTACTCGTCCTTTCTGCAAGTGCAACCCTGGATGCTCTGTTTGAGCTTAAACCCCATTGTATAATCTCGTCGAGGTTATCGGTAAAAGGCAGCTGCTCGATGGTGATTACCTTTTCAAGATTTTTAATCTCCTTTTGAAGGCGGGCCATCTTATTGTAAATAATCTGGTCCGAAGCAAATACAAACCTCACACCAGCCTGTTTAAGAATATAAAGGTAGTCGCTGTCGCTGTTGTTCGGATACACCGGAATATGCACTGCTCCAATACGAGAGAGTGCCATGTCGAGAAAATTCCACTGCGGACAATTATAACTGAAAATAGTGGCTACATTCTCTTGCTGCTCTATTCCCATCGAAAGGAGTCCAAGCGCCAGCGAATTGACTGTAGCTTCATAATCCTTGCAACTTATTGCCTGCCACTTTCTGCCTTTCTTTATATAAAAAATAGGGCTCTCACCGTATCGCTGTGCACAATACCGTGGTATGTCGAAGGTAAACCTTATGTCAGTAATGCTTTCGATAAGCCTTGCTTTAAAAAACTGGCCCTTCTCAGGTAGGTTTTGCCTGAAAGCCTCTAACAACTATTTTTCGCTGTAATTTACTGGCGTTTCATTCATATTGTAAAAGGCAAAAACCAGCTGATCGGCCAATTCGTCAAGAGCCATGGCTGTCGATTTTCCGGCACCATGTCCGCCTTTGGTTTCGATGCGGATTAGAACCGGCAATTCACCAACCTGCTTTTCCTGTAAACCCACAATGAATTTGTAGGAATGGGCCGGCACAACCCGGTCGTCGTGATCGCCAGTGGTAACGAGCGTTGCCGGGTAAGCAACGCTATCCTTAATGTTGTGAACCGGAGAATAGGCAACCATATAATCGAACATTGCTTTGCTGCTGTCGGCGCACCCGTAATCACTAATCCATCCTGCCCCTGCTGTAAATTTGTGGTAGCGAAGCATGTCCAGCACGCCTACTGCAGGCAGGGCAACTCTATAGAGCTCCGGACGCTGGGTCATCACTACTCCTACCAGCAAACCTCCATTAGATCCACCCATGATGGCGAGTTTCTCAGAAGATGTATATTTTTCCTGTTGCAGATATTCGGCAGCCGCAATAAAATCGTCAAATACATTTTGTTTGTTCAGTTGCATACCTGCTTTATGCCATTCTTCACCATACTCTCCGCCGCCACGGATATTGGCCAGGGCAAAAACACCTCCCATTTCCAGCCAGGCAAGGGCACGCACTGAAAAATAGGGCGGCAGGCTGATGTTAAACCCTCCATATCCATAGAGCAAGGTAGGGTTAGATCCATCGAGTTTGATCCCTTTACGAGCCACAATAAACATCGGTACCCGGGTGCCATCTTTACTTTTATAAAAAACCTGCTTTGTTTCGTATTGTGTTACATCGCTGCTTAGCTTGGGCTGACGGAAAAGTTCTGATTTTCCGGTATTTACATCCAGCTTATAAATAGTTACTGGTGTTGTAAAAGATTCGAAAGAATAAAACACTTCTTTCTGGTCTTCTTCCCCTTCGAAACCCGTAACTGAACCAATACCTGGCAAATCAATGTTACGAATTAAACTACCTTTAAGGTCGTATTGTTGAACAAAACTCGAGGCATCTTTCAGATACTGCACAAAAAAATATCCGCCAGCAAAACTGACCGATTCGATGGGCTCCTCTTTTTCCGGGATAATGTCAGTGATGCTGTCGAGTATCAATTTATCTGCATCGAGTTTTACCACACGCTTGTTGTTGGCTTTGAAATTGGTATACAAATAAACGTCTTTACCATTGGCATACACGACCGAAAAGTCATTCTCAAAATTGCTCACTATGGGTTGAAATTTATTTTCTGAAGTCAATCCTTTTTTCAGATAAAGTTCATTGCCTGAAGTGCTCTCGGCGGCAGAAAGAAAAAGGTAATCGCTATTTTTAAAGGCAACCACACCGCTATATCTTCTTTTCTGTTCCTGGTTACCATAAATGAGTTTATCTTTATTCTGAGAGGTGCCCAGTTGATGATAATACACTTTGTGCATATCGGTCATAGCCGATAACTCAGATCCTTTGGGTTTGTCATAACTTGAATAAAAAAAGCCTTCATCCTGGTTCCATACAATGGATGTAAACTTGGCATCAACAATGGTATCACCCACACGCTCTAAACTAACTGCATCGATCACAACTATCTTCCTCCAATCCGAACCACCTTCTGAAATGGAATAAGCAAGATACTTTCCACTTTCAGAAAAAGACAATTCGCTTAATGAGGTAGTACCATCAGCCGAAAAAGTATTGGGGTCGATTATCATCTTCTCCTCTCCTGTTTGCTTGTTGACAGCATAAAATACCGAATGATTCTGTAACCCGCTGTTTCTGAAATAGTAAATGGTTTGGTTCTTTTCCTCAGGCGTCGAATACCGCTCGAAATTAATCAGCGCATCGAGTTGTGTTCTTATATCCTTTCGAAAAGGTATTTTATCGAGGTACGAAAAAGTAAGTTCATTTTGTTTGATAACCCATTGCATGGTCTCCGGCGAACGATCGTCTTCGAGCCAGCGATAATTGTCCACTACCTCAGTGCCGAAAAAATTGTCGGTTACCGGAATTTTTACAGTAGCAGGGTATTCTACAGGAATGGATGGAAATTTTCCACTTTTACAGGAAACTAGCATAAAAAGCAGCATAAATGAATAAAGGAAATTTGTTTTCATGGTCGAAGTATAAATTAAACTTGCCTGGTTAAGTTAGATATTTACAAATAAATATAAAAATAAGCCGCCAGATTATGAGAATCTTCAGCCTTTTTAGTCTGTAAAGTAAAAAAACTGTGCAAAAAGAATTTTTTCTGCACAGTTTCAATAGAATTCAAGTAATAGTTAAGCCAACAGTGCTTCTGCTCGAGCAAGTGCTTTTTCGAGGCCTTCCGGACGTTTTCCTCCGGCTGTGGCATAAAATGGCTGACCTCCGCCTCCACCTTCAATATCCTTGGCCAAATCTCTTACAATGTTTCCGGCGTTATAGTTTTTATTTTTTATCACATCATCCGAAATGGCTACTGCTAAAAGCGCTTTAGAATCGATTA
It contains:
- a CDS encoding PD40 domain-containing protein — its product is MQSKRAPSFILIFAMFCTHSLFSQSPDFEVTPLPFCSGINDEFAAVIYGDALVYCSNSLSNSNIKTDEGKLFNILTVSQRDSGSWKSPELFSKEITSLLNEGPVSFMPEGQVVFFSRNIQIEGNFKTINKPSNTLGIFSARLIDGVWTEIIPFPFNSKEYSLGTPSLTPDGTRLYFASDKPGGLGGTDIYFSDLVNGQWQEPVHTGKQINTAGNESYPFMNKEGFLFFASDGIPGKGGKDIFYAKETDKGWLEPINLGAEINSAFDDYALVTDKNFKQGYFSSNRKRSADIYSFVSVVPQFGYCDTIKFVPQCFSFFDERFTDSLHLAYTWNFGKGIKKTGYRVSHCFDKPGNYSLMLTITHKLADSVYRTYTNYSFTVSDPYDLSITSPEHTIQNYPTEVKALVAGKSQDSLTTFYWNFGNGYLKGDTVFTGSFNSGGKKMLALGIEGQKDEWGRIPRRCVLKPMQVEPDFEHYAHTLNSQNYSNITIPQSETQQSIILNFKILSESIPLYETTLLEEKLEAYKFLELTQTTDSLSDSAKQTIEELASIFGVYSSDKLFVIVNVRSKTNTKQQQDILASMIKELSLALESNGFNSQKLEIIYSDQKRNKTNEKEGKQAVERADMEFFLLPEKIK
- a CDS encoding long-chain fatty acid--CoA ligase; the protein is MNATRLFDLLDQYSGIYAYKEDALVAKEDGEWVKYSSADYVHYASKLSYGLLALGIKPGDRIATVSNNRPEWNFLDMAMLMAGIIHVPIYPTISQDDFEYILHHCQPSLFFISDAQLFKKLQPLASQVKTIRDIYSFNRIDGVKNWKEIFQAGREREPELKQQIETIKSSIKPDDLATIIYTSGTTGNPKGVMLSHRNIISNLSGIEKVFPFHHTQRTLSFLPISHIFERTINYHFQNCGLSVYYAESLATIANNLKEVKPHAFIAVPRVLERVYDRIIGKGKDLKGIKRQIFFWAVNLGLRFEFEHKNGWFYHFKLKIADKLIFSKWREAVGGNCELIVVGGAAMQPRLIRVFNAAGIPLVEGYGMTETSPVIAANNFKNRKVCPGTVGTVLPGIEVKLLDDGEIMTRSESVMLGYYKDEEHTRQVIEPEGWLHTGDIGTWVDDIYLKITDRKKEIFKLSSGKYISPQAIENRFKESFFIEQVFVFGENQKFASALISPNFQFLHDWSARHGVKFRDNMELINNPEVVKRFQREVNLINKSLGQTEQIKRFRLVHEEWTTATGELSPTLKLRRRFLVEKYKTIIEEIFSVDNAGK
- a CDS encoding long-chain fatty acid--CoA ligase produces the protein MLEAFRQNLPEKGQFFKARLIESITDIRFTFDIPRYCAQRYGESPIFYIKKGRKWQAISCKDYEATVNSLALGLLSMGIEQQENVATIFSYNCPQWNFLDMALSRIGAVHIPVYPNNSDSDYLYILKQAGVRFVFASDQIIYNKMARLQKEIKNLEKVITIEQLPFTDNLDEIIQWGLSSNRASRVALAERTSSISPDDIVSIIYTSGSTGIPKGVMLTHSNIISSMYAAAAIQPVGKDRKVISFLPLCHIYERTANYQFQIKGAQLYYVETLKSLTSSLREVKPHGITVVPRVLEKVIKLALVNARQSNLIARMLVRWAIRFGFKYKPYRTRIRLGERVRHKLADLVLYSKVRGSFGGRIQYIGCGGAPLNPKVERFFWAARIPVFQGYGLTECAPLVALNFPGKENTCIGTVGKVVESIEVKLAPDGEIICKGPNVMKGYYKQPDLTEKTLVDGWLYTGDIGTFVQGDFLKITGRKKQMFKTSYGKYIVPQAIENRFVGSELIEYLIVVGEGRHCAAAIISPNFDNIRKIFSKTKNLSNARLIEQPLVKAAIRKQIEEVNHELGKSERIQKILIVPDEWSVETGELSPTLKIKRNIIQKKYSRKIQELYSKESV
- a CDS encoding S9 family peptidase, with translation MKTNFLYSFMLLFMLVSCKSGKFPSIPVEYPATVKIPVTDNFFGTEVVDNYRWLEDDRSPETMQWVIKQNELTFSYLDKIPFRKDIRTQLDALINFERYSTPEEKNQTIYYFRNSGLQNHSVFYAVNKQTGEEKMIIDPNTFSADGTTSLSELSFSESGKYLAYSISEGGSDWRKIVVIDAVSLERVGDTIVDAKFTSIVWNQDEGFFYSSYDKPKGSELSAMTDMHKVYYHQLGTSQNKDKLIYGNQEQKRRYSGVVAFKNSDYLFLSAAESTSGNELYLKKGLTSENKFQPIVSNFENDFSVVYANGKDVYLYTNFKANNKRVVKLDADKLILDSITDIIPEKEEPIESVSFAGGYFFVQYLKDASSFVQQYDLKGSLIRNIDLPGIGSVTGFEGEEDQKEVFYSFESFTTPVTIYKLDVNTGKSELFRQPKLSSDVTQYETKQVFYKSKDGTRVPMFIVARKGIKLDGSNPTLLYGYGGFNISLPPYFSVRALAWLEMGGVFALANIRGGGEYGEEWHKAGMQLNKQNVFDDFIAAAEYLQQEKYTSSEKLAIMGGSNGGLLVGVVMTQRPELYRVALPAVGVLDMLRYHKFTAGAGWISDYGCADSSKAMFDYMVAYSPVHNIKDSVAYPATLVTTGDHDDRVVPAHSYKFIVGLQEKQVGELPVLIRIETKGGHGAGKSTAMALDELADQLVFAFYNMNETPVNYSEK